A portion of the Carya illinoinensis cultivar Pawnee chromosome 11, C.illinoinensisPawnee_v1, whole genome shotgun sequence genome contains these proteins:
- the LOC122282737 gene encoding uncharacterized protein LOC122282737, translating into MSSSATEAEVPDLVCQLDNVQGMVDALTTVRWKRHQDAVLELSEHGVVLIVEETGCLQAKVYMQRELFIRYEYGAQGRPRFGVSLGLLVDCLNTFSVPGRSSMVEMRYPGPDMQLLLKSVDSLDACIYAEIRTRIPDTISWDYNFEPAGSTPLSFTVKSAALKEAIDDLEWPGSSIQIMLQPVPPSVTFRGEGHGDLQIDFMYYANTDLLTAFSCDRQVSYRYKYKFLRATTSNIPSSVIKDNRGSKLTIGRGGMLKVQHLVSVSRQSAPHPHIDSAGYQQPSRIAYIEFFVKPEEDEDTVND; encoded by the exons ATGAGCTCGTCGGCGACAGAGGCGGAAGTTCCTGATCTGGTGTGCCAGCTCGACAACGTCCAGGGCATGGTCGATGCCCTCACCACCGTCCGATGGAAACGCCACCAG GACGCAGTCTTGGAACTTTCTGAACATGGCGTCGTTTTGATCGTGGAGGAAACCGGTTGTCTTCAAGCCAAAGTCTATATGCAGCGCGAG CTTTTCATTCGATATGAGTATGGTGCACAAGGACGGCCTAGGTTTGGAGTGAGCTTGGGCCTCTTGGTGGATTGCTTGAACACATTTTCAGTGCCCGGGCGCTCAAGCATGGTTGAAATGCGATATCCAGGACCAGATATGCAGCTCCTCCTCAA GTCCGTTGATTCCCTGGATGCATGCATTTATGCAGAGATCAGGACCAGAATCCCAGACACAATATCATGGGACTACAATTTTGAACCTGCAGGAAGTACCCCACTCAGTTTTACTGTTAAG TCTGCAGCATTGAAGGAAGCTATTGATGATCTCGAATGGCCTGGATCAAGTATCCAGATCATGCTACAACCAGTTCCTCCTTCTGTCACCTTCAGAGGTGAAGGCCATGGGGACTTGCAG ATAGACTTCATGTATTATGCAAATACTGATCTCTTGACTGCATTTAGCTGTGATCGGCAAGTTTCTTACAG GTATAAATACAAGTTCCTTCGAGCAACAACTTCAAATATTCCCAGCAGTGTTATTAAAGATAACAGAGGAAGCAAGTTGACAATTGGGCGTGGCGGGATGCTGAAAGTTCAGCACCTGGTTTCAGTGTCCAGACAATCCGCTCCTCATCCACACATTGATTCTGCTGGGTATCAGCAACCCAGCAGAATCGCTTACATTGAGTTCTTTGTGAAACCTGAGGAAGATGAAGACACTGTAAATGATTAA